In Chitinophagales bacterium, the following are encoded in one genomic region:
- the rpmF gene encoding 50S ribosomal protein L32 — protein sequence MPNPKRRHSSTRRDKRRTHDKAHVPTISIDPTTGAPHIRHRAHYHEGELFYKGKKILAKSE from the coding sequence ATGCCAAACCCAAAACGTCGCCATTCTTCTACACGACGAGATAAGCGCAGAACACACGATAAAGCACATGTTCCTACTATTAGTATTGATCCCACAACCGGCGCGCCTCACATCCGGCACAGAGCTCATTACCACGAAGGTGAGTTATTTTACAAGGGCAAAAAAATACTTGCCAAAAGTGAATAG
- the pdxA gene encoding 4-hydroxythreonine-4-phosphate dehydrogenase PdxA has translation MSDHKKYLIGISVGDINGIGIEVFIKTFTDTRMMEWCTPVVYGSSRVIAQHRKNLNLGSFNFNVASGIDRLQANTVNIITVWEDDPNVQFGAINENGGKYAFLSLQAAVKDLKEGKIDALVTAPVNKKNIQSENFPFTGHTGYLVQQSGETDHIMMLCSNEMRVGLLTEHIGLSDVYKYITRESILKKLATIQGSLIRDFGIDKPKIAVLGLNPHAGDDGIIGREEIDIIKPAIAEAISTNMLAFGPYSADGFFGSGNYKKFDAILAMYHDQGLIPFKALYFDSGVNYTAGLPFVRTSPDHGTGFDIAGKNVAHEESFRHAVFLAIDILRNREGYAERTSNPLKKIEIPKER, from the coding sequence ATGAGTGATCACAAAAAATATTTAATTGGTATTTCTGTTGGGGATATTAATGGAATCGGAATTGAAGTCTTTATTAAAACCTTTACAGATACCCGAATGATGGAATGGTGTACACCAGTTGTGTATGGATCTTCCAGGGTAATTGCCCAGCACCGTAAGAATTTAAATCTTGGATCTTTCAATTTTAATGTTGCCTCAGGTATTGATCGCCTCCAGGCTAATACTGTAAACATTATTACAGTATGGGAGGATGATCCTAATGTTCAATTCGGTGCTATTAATGAAAACGGTGGTAAGTATGCTTTTCTTTCCCTTCAGGCGGCAGTAAAGGATTTGAAGGAAGGAAAAATAGATGCATTGGTGACTGCACCTGTAAATAAAAAAAATATTCAATCAGAAAATTTTCCTTTTACAGGCCACACCGGATACCTGGTACAGCAGTCCGGCGAAACGGATCACATAATGATGCTTTGCAGTAATGAAATGCGTGTTGGGTTGTTAACCGAGCACATTGGCCTTTCAGATGTTTACAAATACATAACGAGGGAATCTATATTAAAAAAACTAGCGACCATACAAGGTTCTCTGATACGCGATTTTGGGATCGATAAGCCTAAAATTGCGGTGCTTGGCTTAAACCCTCATGCCGGAGATGATGGGATAATCGGAAGAGAAGAGATTGATATAATTAAGCCAGCCATTGCAGAAGCCATCAGTACGAATATGCTCGCATTTGGACCGTATAGTGCTGATGGATTTTTTGGTTCCGGAAACTATAAAAAATTTGATGCGATTCTGGCAATGTATCACGACCAGGGTTTAATCCCCTTCAAGGCTTTATATTTTGATTCAGGCGTAAACTACACGGCCGGCCTTCCTTTTGTGCGTACTTCTCCCGATCATGGAACTGGTTTCGACATTGCAGGAAAAAATGTGGCCCATGAAGAATCCTTTCGACATGCGGTATTTCTTGCTATTGACATTCTGAGAAACAGGGAAGGATATGCAGAAAGAACTTCAAATCCATTAAAAAAAATAGAAATTCCAAAGGAGCGTTAA
- the plsX gene encoding phosphate acyltransferase PlsX: MRIGIDAMGGDYAPLECIKGALRVRRELDTNVELVLFGDQPLLHKICIEQGGDGNEFTVVHSPEVIGMAESPTKALLQKQQSSIAIGFHFLKEKKIDAFAGAGNTGAMLVGAMYSVKTVEGVIRPAISTILPHTDDHLGFLLDIGANSDCKPEVLLQFGILGSLYAQHIYKVENPKVALLSIGEEEGKGNLLIKDTYPLMQDCSKINFIGNVEGRDIFGDKADVIVCDGFTGNIVLKFGESFYDMIKKRNMSDPFWDRFNYENYGGTGILGANAPIVIAHGISNATAFHNMILLAKSMVESRIIEIFKEAFINHQNGHPN; this comes from the coding sequence ATGAGAATAGGAATAGACGCTATGGGTGGTGATTATGCTCCTCTTGAATGCATAAAAGGGGCCTTGCGCGTCCGCAGGGAATTAGATACAAATGTGGAATTGGTATTGTTTGGTGATCAACCACTGTTACATAAAATTTGCATTGAACAGGGAGGGGACGGAAATGAATTTACGGTAGTACATTCCCCTGAAGTGATTGGAATGGCAGAATCCCCTACCAAAGCTTTATTACAAAAGCAACAGTCCAGTATTGCTATTGGGTTTCATTTTTTGAAAGAAAAAAAAATTGATGCATTTGCCGGTGCAGGAAATACAGGCGCTATGCTTGTGGGCGCTATGTACTCGGTGAAAACGGTAGAAGGTGTAATCAGACCGGCGATTTCAACCATTTTACCGCATACGGATGATCATCTTGGGTTTTTATTGGATATAGGTGCAAACTCTGATTGCAAACCTGAAGTGCTTTTACAATTTGGTATTCTCGGTTCCCTTTATGCCCAGCATATATATAAAGTAGAAAATCCTAAAGTAGCATTGTTAAGCATTGGCGAAGAGGAAGGAAAGGGAAATCTTCTGATTAAGGATACTTACCCGCTTATGCAGGATTGCAGTAAAATTAATTTTATTGGGAATGTAGAAGGAAGGGATATTTTCGGAGATAAAGCAGATGTAATAGTGTGTGATGGATTTACCGGCAATATCGTACTTAAATTCGGAGAATCCTTTTACGATATGATTAAGAAGCGAAATATGTCAGACCCGTTTTGGGATCGCTTCAACTATGAAAATTATGGAGGCACTGGTATTTTGGGAGCCAATGCGCCTATTGTAATAGCTCATGGTATTTCTAATGCTACCGCTTTTCACAATATGATACTTTTAGCAAAGAGCATGGTTGAAAGCCGTATAATAGAAATTTTTAAAGAGGCATTTATTAATCACCAAAATGGCCATCCCAATTAA
- a CDS encoding esterase family protein → MITLKQVLTFPGRILILAQKKLIVQTAGEKVQSLYQVEHISDIYSPILNRATVVDVFIPPSYSFGTNNYPFLVLNDGQDSESVRLKSTLSRLIRQEQFFEPLVFSIHAGNRIQEYGVAAQSDFKKRGSLAKAYSSFLMEEFLPLAASRFRIDIFGSNNAIAGYSLGGLSALDIGWNYPEVFKKIGVFSGSLWWRSKGYNEGYTDEMDRIIHSQVRADAFRPGLKFWFQTGTQDERADRNANEIIDSIDDTLDLIAELVKKGYRPYRDIEYLEIKGGHHNQKTWAKAMPYFLKWAFFF, encoded by the coding sequence ATGATAACACTAAAACAGGTTCTGACTTTTCCCGGCAGAATTCTTATACTTGCGCAGAAAAAATTAATTGTGCAGACAGCAGGAGAAAAAGTACAGTCACTATATCAGGTTGAGCATATTTCAGATATTTATTCGCCGATTTTAAACCGTGCCACGGTGGTTGATGTTTTTATTCCTCCTTCCTATAGTTTCGGTACAAACAATTATCCTTTTCTTGTTTTAAACGATGGCCAGGACAGTGAATCAGTCAGGCTGAAAAGCACACTATCGAGACTAATTCGGCAGGAACAATTTTTCGAGCCTTTGGTTTTTTCTATCCATGCGGGTAACCGAATACAGGAGTATGGCGTAGCTGCACAGAGTGATTTTAAAAAACGTGGAAGCCTTGCTAAAGCATACAGCTCATTTCTGATGGAAGAATTTTTGCCTTTGGCTGCCTCCCGCTTCCGAATTGATATTTTCGGAAGCAACAATGCAATTGCAGGCTATTCATTAGGTGGACTATCTGCATTGGACATTGGCTGGAATTATCCTGAAGTTTTTAAAAAGATAGGCGTATTCTCCGGATCATTATGGTGGCGAAGCAAAGGATATAATGAAGGATATACAGATGAGATGGATCGAATTATTCATTCACAGGTAAGAGCGGATGCATTCAGACCCGGATTGAAATTCTGGTTTCAAACGGGAACTCAGGATGAAAGGGCAGACAGGAATGCTAATGAAATTATTGATTCAATTGACGATACTCTGGATTTAATTGCTGAATTAGTTAAAAAGGGCTACCGTCCTTACCGGGACATAGAATATCTGGAAATTAAAGGTGGCCATCATAACCAAAAAACCTGGGCGAAGGCAATGCCATATTTTTTAAAATGGGCATTCTTTTTTTAG
- a CDS encoding DUF177 domain-containing protein, which translates to MDRLRQYEIAFVGLKTGIHQFNFDIDDRFFAYFNNSLVNKGDLKVHLNFDKKPSFFILYFRIEGFVHLPCDRCSAELDFPLDADFTIVVKFDDHSENEHDDSMADVIYIDRNETHLNTGQLIYEFINLSIPLHRINCDNLNNKKPCDYEILSRLVAPAPKKQKPPVDPRWKDLTKIKLN; encoded by the coding sequence ATGGATAGGTTGAGGCAATATGAAATTGCATTCGTGGGATTAAAAACAGGAATTCATCAATTCAATTTTGACATTGATGACCGGTTTTTTGCATACTTTAATAATTCATTGGTGAATAAGGGTGACCTGAAGGTTCACTTAAACTTCGATAAAAAACCATCTTTTTTTATTCTTTATTTTCGGATTGAAGGATTTGTTCACCTTCCATGTGACCGGTGTTCAGCAGAATTAGATTTTCCACTGGATGCCGATTTTACTATCGTAGTAAAGTTTGATGATCATTCCGAAAATGAACACGATGATTCTATGGCGGATGTTATTTATATCGATCGAAATGAAACCCATTTAAATACAGGTCAGTTGATTTATGAATTTATAAACTTAAGCATTCCCCTGCATCGAATTAATTGCGATAACTTAAATAACAAAAAGCCATGCGATTACGAAATCTTAAGCCGGTTAGTGGCTCCTGCACCAAAAAAACAAAAGCCTCCAGTGGATCCCCGTTGGAAAGACTTAACAAAAATTAAACTTAATTAA